CGGAGAGTGGTGGCTGCCGGTGCTGCTGTGGGTGCTGTGGCTCGGGCACGGGCTGTGGTGGCTGGTCTGCCGGCTCGCGCCCGGGGAGCCGCGCACCCTGCTCGACGTCCTCGCCAACCTCACGCACAACGCCGCCCTCGTCGTGATCATGGCCGAGGTCTGTCTGATCTACGCCACGGCCGGCTGGTACAAGATCCAGGGCTCGCGCTGGCAGGACGGCACCGCCCTCTACTACCCGCTCCACCTGGACTACTTCTCGCCCTGGCCCGCGCTCTCCGAGCTGCTCGCCTCCAGCGGGATCATGGTGATGCTGCTGACCTACGGCACGGTGATCGTGCAGGTCGCCTTCCCGTTCACGCTCTTCCACCGCAAGGTGAAGAACGTCCTGCTGGTCGCGATGATGCTGGAGCACGCCGGGATCGCCCTGCTCCTCGGGCTGCCGGTCTTCTCCCTCGCGATGATCTCCGCCGACGCGGTGTTCCTGCCGACGGCCTTCCTGGTGGCCCTCGGCGCACGGGCCGCGCGGGGCAGGGACCGGCTGCTGGGACGGCGGCGGTCCGCCGGAGCGCTGCCCGAGCAGCGCCGTACGGGTGAGGAGCACGGCCCCCGTACCCTCGTCGGGTGAGCACCACCGAAGAGAATCCCCGAGCCGAGGCGGCTGAGGCAGTCGACGTGGCTGACGCGGTCGACGTGGCCGAGCCGGCTCAGTACGACGAGGGGTTCGGCCCCGAGATCGGCGTCGGGCCGCACCCGGAGCCGTGGCCGGAGGGCGAGCGGTACGACCCCGAGCTGCTCGCCGGCGGCGACCGGCGCAATGTCGTGGACCACTACCGGTACTGGACGCGGGAGGCGATCGTCGCCGACCTCGACACCCACCGTCACGACTTCCACGTGGCCGTGGAGAACTGGGGCCACGACTTCAACATCGGCTCGGTCGTACGGACCGCCAACGCCTTCCTCGCGAAGGAGGTCCACATCGTGGGCCGACGGCGCTGGAACCGGCGGGGCGCCATGGTCACCGACCGCTACCAGCACGTCCGCCACCACCCGGACACCGAGTCGCTGACCGCGTGGGCGGCGGCCGAGGGCCTGCCGATCATCGGGATCGACAACCTCCCGGGCGCGGTGCCGCTGGAGCGGACCGTGCTGCCGCGCCGCTGTGTGCTGCTCTTCGGACAGGAGGGCCCGGGGCTCACGGACGAGGCTCGCGCCCGCGTGGAGACGGTCTGCTCGATCGCCCAGTTCGGCTCGACCCGGTCGATCAACGCCGGTGCGGCCGCCGCGATCGCCATGCACGCGTGGGTGCAGCGGTACGCGGAGATCGACAGCCCGCAGGGGGGCGTGGAGGCCCCGTAGGGCCCCCACGCGCCTGGGTCAGGCCTGGCGGCGGACCTCCACCACCCGGAAGCGGTTCGAGACGAAGGCGCCGTCGCACAGCGCCGCGTTCGCCGCGGGGTTGCCGCCGGAGCCGTGGAAGTCGGAGAACGCCGCCGTCTGGTTGACGTACACCCCGCCCGTGAGGTTCAGCGAGAGCTGCGCCGACTCCTCCAGGCAGACCTCCTCGACCGCACGCTCGGTTTCGGCCGAGGTCGTGTACGCGCCGACCGTCATCGCGCCCTTCTCGCGGACCGTGCGCCGCAGCAGCTCCAGGGCGTCGGCGGTGGAGTCCACCGAGACGGCGAAGGAGACCGGGCCGAAGCACTCGGAGAAGTACGCGGCCTGGGCGTCCGGCTTGGAGCCGTCCAGCTTCACGATGACCGGGGTACGGACCACGGCGTCCGGGAAGTCGGGGTTGACGACCTCACGGGACGCGAGCGCCACCTCGCCGAGGCCGGCGGCCGCCTCCAGACGCGCCTTCACGTCCGGGTTGACCAGCGCGCCGAGCAGACCGTTCGCCCGGGCGTCGTCGCCGAGCAGGCCGCCGACCGCCGCCGCGAGGTCGGCGACGACCTCGTCGTACGCCTTGGGGCCCTGATCGGTGGTGATGCCGTCGCGGGGGATCAGCAGGTTCTGCGGGGTCGTGCACATCTGGCCGCTGTACAGCGACAGCGAGAACGCCAGGTTGGCCAGCATGCCCTTGTAGTCGTCGGTCGAGTCGACCACGACCGTGTTGACCCCGGCCTTCTCCGTGTAGACCTGCGCCTGGCGGGCGTTGGCCTCCAGCCAGTCGCCGAAGGCGGTCGAGCCGGTGTAGTCGATGATCCGGACCTCGGGCCGCACGGCCAGGGTCTTGGCGATGCCCTCGCCCGGGCGCTCGACCGCGAGCGCGACGAGGTTCGGGTCGAAGCCGGACTCGGCGAGCACCTCGCGGGCGACGCTGACAGTGAGCGCGAGCGGCAGGACGGCGCGCGGGTGGGGCTTGACCAGGACCGGGTTGCCGGTCGCCAGCGAGGCGAACAGGCCCGGGTAGCCGTTCCACGTGGGGAAGGTGTTGCAGCCGATCACCAGGGCGATGCCGCGGCCGACCGGGGTGAACTCCTTGGACAGCTCCAGCGGGTCGCGCTTGCCCTGGGGCTTGGACCAGCCGGACCGCCCGGCGGGGGTGCGGGTCTGCTCCTCGTACGCGTACGCCACGGCCTCCAGGCCGCGGTCCTGGGCGTGCGGGCCGCCGGCCTGGAACGCCATCATGAACGCCTGTCCGCTGGTGTGCATGACGGCGTGGGCGAACTCGTGGGTGCGGGCCGAGATCCGGGACAGGATCTCCAGGCAGACGAGCGCGCGGGTCTCCGCCCCGGCGTCGCGCCAGGCGGCCGTGCCCGCGCGCATCGCGGGCAGCAGGACGTCGATGTCGGCGTGCGGGTACTCGATGCCGAGCTCCGGGCCGTACGGCGAGACCTCGCCGCCGGTCCAGCCGTCCGTGCCGGGCTGGTCGAGCTCGAAGCGGGTGTTCAGCAGGGCCTTGTGGGCGGCGAGGCCGGCCGCCGCGTCGAGCGAGCCGTCCTCCCCGTAGGCCTTCGGGTGCTCGGGGTACGGCGACCAGTAGGCGCGGGTGCGGATCGTGGCGAGTGCCTGATCGAGCGTGGACCGGTGCTTCTCGGCCAGACGGTCGGTGGTCGGCAGAGCGGTGGCCATGGATGGACCAACTCCTCGTCGAGCTGGGCAGGGAGACGCGTACGGAGTTAGAGTAACCGAACGATCGGTCGGGACAAGGGGGTCCGCCGATCCTGTGGAAAACCCATCGGGGAGGATCACTCCTATGAGCGCCAACGTGACCGTCAGGGGGAGCGACGACGTGACCGCCAGTGAGCCGACCGCCCTCGCACAGGACCGCACCGTCGCCGTCGTCGGCACCGGCACCATGGGCCAGGGGATCGCCCAGGTCGCGCTGGTCGCCGGCCATCCCGTACGGCTCTACGACAGCGCCCCCGGCCGGGCCGGGGAGGCCGTGGCCGCCCTCGCCGCCCGCCTGGACCGGCTCGTGGAGAAGGGCCGCCTGGACGCCGCCGCGCGCGAGGCGGCCGCCGGCCGGCTGCACGCGGCGGAGGACCTCGCCGAGCTCGCGGACGCGGCGCTCGTCGTCGAGGCGATCGTCGAGAACCTCGCCGTCAAACAGCAGCTCTTCGCCGACCTGGAGAAGGTCGTCGGCGACGACACCGTCCTCGCCACGAACACCTCCTCCCTCTCCGTCACCGCGATCGCGGGCGGGCTGCGCCTGCCCGGCCGGTTCGTCGGACTCCACTTCTTCAACCCGGCGCCGCTGCTCCCGCTCGTCGAGGTCGTCAGCGGCTTCGCCACCGACGCGGACGTCGCCACGCGCGCGTACGAGACGATGAAGGGCTGGGGCAAGACGCCGGTGCGCTGCGCGGACACCCCCGGCTTCATCGTGAACCGGGTCGCGCGCCCCTTCTACGCGGAGGCGCTGCGGGTCTACGAGGAGGGCGCGGCCGACCCCGCCACCATCGACGCCGCCCTGCGCGAGTGCGGCGGCTTCCGCATGGGGCCCTTCGAGCTCACGGACCTCATCGGGCAGGACGTGAACGAGGCCGTCACCCGCTCGGTCTGGGAGTCCTTCTACCAGGACCCGAAGTTCACGCCGTCGCTCGCGCAGCGGCGGCTCGTGGAGTCGGGGAGGCTCGGCCGCAAGTCGGGGCAGGGCTGGTTCTCGTACGAGGAGGGCGCCGAGCGGCCCGAGCCGCACAACGCGCCGCCGGCCGAGGCGCCCGCGCGGATCGTCGTCCGTGGCGACCTGGGGCCCGCCGAGCCGCTGGCGGGCCTCTTCGAGGAGGCGGGGATCAAGGTACGGCGCAAGGGCGGTGACGGGTTCATCGTGCTGCCCGGCGGCGGCCAGCTCGTCCTCGCGGACGGCGAGACCGCCTTCGAGTACTTCAGCGACGAGATCATCTACTTCGATCTCGCGCTCGACTACGCGCGAGCGACCCGGATCGTGCTCTCCACCGGGGAGCGGACCTCGCCCGAGGTCCTCGCGGAGGCCGTGGGCCTCTTCCAGGCGCTCGGCAAGCAGGTGTCCGTGATCGGTGACGTGCCCGGCATGATCGTCGCCCGTACGGTCGCGATGCTGGCCGATCTGGCGGCCGACGCGGTCGACCGGGGCGTCGCCACCGCCGAGGACGTGGACACGGCGATGAGGCTCGGGGTCAACTACCCCGCCGGCCCCTTGGAGTGGGCCGAGAAGGTGGGGCACATGCGTGTGTGCGACCTGCTGTCGGAGATGAACAAGCGCTACCCGACGGGGCGGTACGCGCCGTGCCTGGCCTCCGCCCGCAAGGGAAGCGCCGATGCGGCCCGGATAGGAAAGGAAGGCCGATGACGACGGCGAAGCGCGACACGTACACCCCGGAGACGCTGCTCTCGGTCGCCGTACGGGTCTTCAACGAGCGCGGCTACGACGGCACCTCCATGGAGCACCTGTCCAAGGCGGCGGGGATCTCCAAGTCGTCGATCTACCACCACGTGTCCGGCAAGGAGGAGCTGCTGCGGCGCGCGGTCAGCCGGGCGCTCGACGGGCTCTTCGCGGTGCTCGACGAGCCGGGAGCGGTACGCGGCCGGGCCGTCGAGCGGGTCGAGTACGTCACGCGCCGGACCGTGGAGGTGCTGATCGCGGAGCTGCCGTACGTGACGCTGCTGCTGCGGGTGCGGGGCAACACCGCGACCGAGCGGTGGGCGATGGAGCGGCGGCGCGAGTTCGACCACCGGGTGGCCGAGCTGCTGAAGGCCGCGGCGGCGGAGGGCGACCTGCGGGCGGACGTGGACATACGGCTGGCGACCCGGCTGCTCTTCGGCATGATCAACTCGCTGGTGGAGTGGTACCGGCCGCATCCCGACGCGGTGGGCGAGCGGGAGCAGCTCGCCGAGACCGTCGCGCATCTGGCGTTCGACGGGCTGCGGACGGCCCGCTGAGCGAGCGTGGACGGCTTGTGGACGGCCCCTACGGGGGCCGTCCTGCTTTTCGGGCGGTCAGAGGCGGTGGTCGGTGTTGAGGTCCGTCTCCTCGAAGACCAGCAGGGTGCGGGTCGACAGCACTTCGGGGATCGACTGGAGCCGGGTGAGTACCAGCTCGCGCAGTGTCCGGTTGTCCGGGGTGTGCACGAGCAGCAGCACATCGAAATCACCGCTGACCAGCGCGATGTGCGTGGCGCCCGGGAGCGCCCTGAGCTGCTCGCGGACCGTCCGCCAGGAGTTCTGGACGATCTTGAGCGTGATGTAGGCGGAGGCGCCGTGTCCCGCCCGTTCGTGGTTGACGCGGGCGCTGAAGCCGCGGATCACGCCGTCGTCGATGAGCCGGTTGATCCGTGCGTAGGCGTTGGCCCGGGACACGTGCACCCGCTCGGCCACGGAGCGTACCGAGGCGCGGCCGTCCGTTTGCAGCAACCTCAGGATGTCGCGGTCGATCGCGTCCAGTGGGCGTGGCGGAGGGGCGCCCGTCGGCGTGCCGATCGGTGCGCTGAGGGCCTCTTCGGGCACCTCGCCCTCGGTCCCGCCGTGGGGCCTGCCGAGTGCCTCGTTCAATGCCCCGCCCAGTGCCTCGCCCGGTGTGCTGCCGGGTGCTCCGCCCGTGGTGCCGGCCGGAGCCCCGCTCCGGTCGACGGCCATTTGTTCTTCCGCCATGTCCCCCCGCCTCTCTCCGGTGGACGACCTGCTCCTATCCCAGGCTGTGGAGAACCGTTTGTCCACAGGCTGGAGGTGCCTGTAGCCAAAATGCCTCCACGACCGAACAATCGGTAGGTGAGGCGCGCCACACTCGCGCCACCCGCCTTCGGGTCTTATGCCCGCTCCCACGAGGAGGTGGACTCGTTGCAACAGCGCAGTTCGACAGTCCAAGAGCCGCCCGGTGCCGTTCCCGCCTACCGGCCCACCCCGCCGCCGGCGTGGCAGCCGCGTACCGACCCTGGCCCGCTGCTGCCCGACGCCGAGCCGCTGCGCGTGCTCGGCACGGACGCCGTGGCCGATGCCGACCCCGCGCTGCTGCTCCGGCTGTACGCGGAGCTGATCCGCGGCCGTCGGTACAACACGCAGGCCACCGCTCTCACCAAGCAGGGCCGGCTCGCCGTGTACCCGTCCACCACCGGCCAGGAGGCGTGCGAGGTCGCCGCCGCCCTGGCCCTGGAGGAGCGGGACTGGCTCTTCCCCTCGTACCGCGACACCCTCGCGGCGGTCGCCCGCGGCCTCGACCCCGTGCAGGCGCTGACGCTGCTGCGCGGCGACTGGCACACCGGGTACGACCCGCGCGAGCACCGCATCGCGCCGCTCTGCACCCCGCTGGCCACCCAGCTCCCGCACGCGGTGGGCCTCGCCCACGCCGCCCGCCTCAAGGGGGACGACGTGGTCGCCCTCGCCATGGTCGGCGACGGCGGCACCAGCGAGGGCGACTTCCACGAGGCGCTGAACTTCGCGGCCGTCTGGCAGGCCCCCGTGGTCTTCTTCGTGCAGAACAACGGCTTCGCGATCTCCGTGCCGCTGGCCAAGCAGACCGCCGCCCCCTCCCTGGCCCACAAGGCCGTCGGATACGGGATGCCGGGCCGGCTGGTCGACGGCAACGACGCGGTGGCCGTGCACCAGGTGCTGACCGAGGCCGTGGCACGCGCGCGGCGCGGCGGCGGCCCCACCCTCGTCGAGGCGATCACCTACCGGATCGACGCCCACACCAACGCCGACGACGCCACCCGCTACCGCGCCGCCGGCGAGGTCGAGACCTGGCGGGCACACGACCCGATCCTGATCCTCGAACGGGAACTGACCGAGCGTGGCCTGCTCGACGAGGACGGCAGGCGCGCGGCGGCCGAGGCCGCCGAGACGATGGCGGCGGAGCTGCGCGAACGGATGAACGCCGACCCGGTGCTCGACCCGATGGAGCTCTTCTCCCACGTGTACGCCGAGCAGACGACGCAGCTGCGCGAACAGGCGGCGCAGCTGCGCGCCGAGCTCGAAGCCGAGGGTGAGGCGTGATGACGACCGCGACGACCGGCCCCACGGCGGCCAAGGCGGCCAAGGCCGCCGGTGCCGCCGGGAAGCCCAAGCCCGCGACGATGGCGCAGGCGCTCCAGCGCGCCATGCGCGACGCGATGGCCGAGGACCCGACCGTCCATGTGATGGGCGAGGACGTCGGCACGCTCGGCGGTGTCTTCCGGGTCACCGACGGGCTCGCCAAGGAGTTCGGCGAGGACCGCTGCACCGACACCCCGCTGGCCGAGGCGGGCATCCTCGGCGCGGCCGTCGGCATGGCCATGTACGGCCTGCGGCCGGTCGTCGAGATGCAGTTCGACGCCTTCGCCTACCCGGCGTTCGAGCAGCTGATCTCGCACGTGGCGAAGATGCGGAACCGCACGCGCGGCGCCATGCCGATGCCGATCGTCATCCGTGTCCCGTACGGCGGCGGGATCGGCGGGGTCGAGCACCACAGTGACTCCTCCGAGGCCTACTACATGGCCACCCCCGGCCTGCACGTCGTCACCCCGGCGACCGTCGAGGACGCCTACGGGCTGCTGCGCGCGGCCATCGCCTCCGACGACCCGGTGGTCTTCCTCGAGCCCAAGCGGCTCTACTGGTCGAAGTCCGACTGGTCGCCCGAGGCGCCCGCGCCCGTCGAGCCGATCGGCAAGGCGGTCGTACGGCGGCGGGGCACCGGCGCCACCCTGATCACCTACGGCCCGTCGGTTCCGGTCTGCCTGGAGGCGGCGGAGGCCGCCCAGGCCGAGGGCTGGGACCTGGAGGTCGTCGACCTGCGCTCGCTCGTGCCGTTCGACGACGAGACCGTCTGCGCCTCGGTACGGCGCACGGGCCGGGCGGTCGTGGTCCACGAGTCGACCGGTTTCGCCGGCCCCGGCGCGGAGATCGCCGCGCGCGTCATGGAGCGCTGCTTCCACCACCTGGAGGCGCCGGTGCTGCGGGTCGCGGGCTTCGACATCCCGTACCCGCCGCCGATGCTGGAGCGGCACCATCTGCCCGGCGTGGACCGTGTCCTGGACGCGGTGGCACGGCTTCAGTGGGAGGCGCAGAGCTGATGGCCCAGGTGCTCGAATTCAAGCTGCCCGACCTCGGCGAGGGTCTCACCGAGGCCGAGATCGTCCGCTGGCTCGTCGCCGTCGGCGACGTCGTCGCCATCGACCAGCCGGTCGTCGAGGTCGAGACGGCCAAGGCCATGGTCGAGGTGCCCTGCCCGTACGGCGGCGTCGTCACCGCCCGGTACGGCGAGGAGGGCACCGAACTGCCCGTCGGCGCGCCGCTCCTGACGGTCGCGGTGGGCGGTACGGGTGCGCCGGAGGAGCTCGCGGAGGCTGCTCCGGAAGCGGCCCTCACGGCGGGTGGGTCCGCCGCCGAGTCCGCCGTCTCCTCGGAGCACTCGGGCAACGTGCTCGTGGGCTACGGCACGGCGGGGCCCGCCGCCCGGCGCCGACGGGTGCAGCACGCGAGCCCGACGGCCGCCCAGGCTCCGGCCGCCGTCTCCGCACCCGCACCCGCGGCCGTCGTGGCAGCGGTTCCGGCGTCCGCCGAGCCCGCGGGCCCGGTGCCGGTCATCTCGCCGCTCGTACGGAAGCTGGCCCGGGACCGGGGACTCGACCTGCGGGAGGTACGCGGATCGGGGCCCGAGGGTCTGATCCTGCGGGCGGACGTGGAGCTGGCGCTCGCGGCCCTGGACCGGCCGGTCGCCGCCCCGACGCCCGCCGCGAGCCCCGCAGTGACTCCTGTCGCGGCGGTCGGCGAGCGGATTCCGCTGCGCGGGCTCCGCGGCGTGGTGGCGGACAAGCTCTCGCGCAGCCGTACGGAGATTCCGGACGCGACCTGCTGGGTCGACGCCGACGCGACCGAGCTGATGGCGGCCCGGCGCGCGATGAACTCGGCGGGCGGGCCGAAGATCTCGCTGCTCGCGCTCCTCGCCCGGATCTGCGCCCACGCCCTGGCCCGGTTCCCCGAGCTCAACTCCACGGTGGACACGGCCGCCCGGGAGATCGTCCGGCTGCCGGCCGTGCACCTCGGCTTCGCCGCCCAGACCCCGCGCGGTCTGGTCGTCCCGGTGGTCAGGGACGCGGGGACGCGGACGGCCGAGTCGCTCACGGCGGAGTTCGCCCGGCTCACGGAGTCCGCCCGGCAGGGCACGCTCACGCCGGCCGATCTGACGGGCGGCACGTTCACCCTGAACAACTACGGGGTGTTCGGGGTCGACGGCTCCACGCCGATCATCAACCACCCCGAGGCCGCGATGCTCGGTGTCGGCCGGATCATCCCCAAGCCCTGGGTCCACCAGGGCGAACTGGCCGTCCGTCAGGTGGTGCAGCTCTCGCTCACCTTCGACCACCGCGTCTGCGACGGCGGCACGGCGGGCGGCTTCCTGCGGTACGTGGCGGACTGCGTCGAACAGCCCGCGGTCCTGCTCCGTACGGTCTGACACCCCGTCCGGCCGGCCCGGCCCGTCTCTTGTGAGGGGACGGGCCGGACGTCCGCGGTGCCCGGCGGCCCATACTGCTGGGGTGACCACCGCATACGACGCCGTCGTGCTCGCCGGGGGCGCCGCCAGGCGCCTCGGCGGCTCCGACAAGCCCGGGGTACGGGTAGGGGGCCGGACACTCCTCGACAGGGTGCTCGCGGCCTGCCCCGACGCCGGCCGGACCGTGGTCGTCGGGGACCCCCGCCCGACCGCCCGCCCCGTCCGCTGGACCAGGGAGGAGCCGCCCGGCGGCGGCCCGGTGCCCGCCGTCGCCGCCGGCGTGCGCGAGACGGACGCCGACGTCCTCCTCGTCTTCTCCGCCGACCTGCCCTTCCTCGGCCAGGACACCGTCCGGCGCCTCCTGGAAGAGCTCGCCGGGGCACCCGACGCGGAAGCCGCCGTCCTCACCGACGAAGACGGCCGGGACCAGCCGCTCGTCGCCGCGTACCGGACCGGGCCGCTCGTCCGCGAACTGACCCGGCTCACGCACGACCACCGCGGACTGGCCCACATGCCGCTGCGGTACCTCACGGACGGGCTTCGCCTCACCCGGGTCGCCGCAGGGCCGCTCGCCTCCTTCGACTGCGACACCTGGGAGGACATCGCCACAGCCCGGGCCCGCGTCAGGGAGCATGGGACCGTGCTGGACGAATGGATCACCGCAGTCAAGGACGAACTGGGCATCGAGCTGGACGTCGACACCGGCGTGCTGCTCGACCTGGCCCGTGACGCCGCCCACGGAGTGGCCCGCCCCGCCGCGCCCCTGACCACCTTCCTGGTCGGCTACGCGGCGGCGAGCGCGGGTGCTGCCGGGGGCGGCCCCGAGGCGGTCGCCGAGGCGGCCCGCAAGGCGGCGGAGCTCGCCAAGCGCTGGGCCGCCGAACAGGACGAGGCCGGATGACCCTCAAGGAGTCCGCCCTCGTGGCCCCCGACACCGCTCCCCGCCCACAGGCGGCCGAGGAGCCGCACCGCGCCACCGCCTGGCCCGCGGCGCGGACAGCTGCCGCCGAAGCCGGCGCCGCGGCCCGCGCCGGACAGATCGGTCAGGCGAGGAAAGCCGGGCACGCCGGTCAGGCCAGTCAGGCCGGGCACGGTGTGCGGGAGCCGCTGGCTGTTCCTCTCGGCGTGGCGCTCGGCCGGGTCCTCGCGGGGCCGCTCCTGGCCCTCACCGACCTGCCCTCCTTCGACACCTCCGCCATGGACGGCTGGGCGGTCGCCGGGCCGGGCCCCTGGACGGTGCGTGAAGAAGGCGCCGTCCTCGCGGGCCACGCCCCCGCGGCCGTACTGGCCGACGGCGAGGCCGTACGGATCGCCACCGGAGCCCGCGTCCCGGCCGGGACGACCGCGGTCATCCGGAGCGAGCACTCCCGCACCGAGCAGAGCGGTGTGAAGCCCGGCCCGCTCCTGCACACCCTGCACGCCCTGCGCGAGGTGCGGCCCCGGCAGGACATCCGCCCCCGGGGCCAGGAGTGCCGCGCCGGAGACCGGCTGCTCCCCGCGGGCTCCGCCGTCACCCCGGCCGTCCTCGGTCTCGCAGCGGCCGCAGGCTACGACACCTTGCCCGTCCTCCCCCGCCCCCGCGTGGAGATCCTGGTCCTCGGCGACGAGCTGCTCACGACGGGACTCCCCCACGAGGGGCTCATCCGTGACGCCCTCGGCCCGATGCTCGGACCCTGGCTGGAGGCGCTCGGCGCCGAGGTCCTCGCCACGCGCCGGATCGGCGACGACGCCGAGGAGCTGTACACCGCCGTCACCGGCTCCACCGCCGACCTGCTGATCACCACCGGGGGGACCGCCGCCGGGCCCGTCGACCATCTGCATCGCGTGCTCGACGCGGCGGGCGCCACCCTCCTCGTCGACGGGGTGAAGGTACGGCCCGGCCACCCGATGCTCCTCGCCCGGCTCGCGGGCACGGACCCCCGCCATCTCGTCGGGCTCCCCGGCAACCCGCTCGCGGCGGTCTCCGGGCTCCTCACCCTCGCCGAGCCGCTGCTCGCCGCCCTCGCCGGGTACTCCCGGGCGCCGCACGGCGCACCCGGCGTGGCCGCCGTCGAGGACGAGGTCCAGGGGCACCCCCACGACACCCGGCTCGTCCCGGTCGTCCGCCGCGCCGACCGGGCCGTCCCGCTGCACTACAACGGACCGGCCATGCTCCGTGGCATCGCCGCGGCCGACGGCCTGGCGGTCGTCCCGCCCGGTGGTGCCCGATCGGGGCAACAACTGGAGATCCTCGGCCTTCCCTGGCCGACACCGGCGGGGGACGCCCCGGCCGAAGGAGTGTGTTTCACGTGAAACTTCCCAGCCGTGACGTGATGGCCCGCAACGCGGACGAGCGGATCGCGGGTCCCCAGATCCGGCTGCCCCGCCGAGTCGTCGAGAAGCCGCTGCGCCAGGTCGGCAAGCGGCTGCTCATGGCGCTCGGCGTGCTCCTCTTGACGGTGCTCATCGTCTACGTCGACCGCGACGGCTATCACGACAACGCCGATGAGACGCTCGACTTCCTCGACTGCGTCTACTACGCGACCGTGACGCTCTCCACCACCGGCTACGGCGACATCGTCCCGTACAGCGACACGGCGCGGCTCGCCAACATCCTGCTGGTCACGCCCCTGCGCGTGCTGTTCCTGATCATCCTGGTCGGTACCACTCTCGAGGTCCTCACGGAGAGGACCCGGGAGGAGTTCCGGCTGAATCGCTGGAGGTCCACCTTGCGCGACCACACCGTCATCGTCGGCTTCGGCACCAAGGGACGGTCCGCGATCCAGACCCTCTGCGCCACCGGTCTCCACAAGGACCAGATCGTCATCGTCGACCCCTCCAACAAGGTGATCGAGACGGCGAACGCGGACGGCTTCGTCGGTGTCGTCGGCGATGCGACGCGCAGCGACGTGCTGCTGCGGGCGGAAGTGCAGCGGGCCCGCCAGATCGTCATCGCCACCCAGCGCGACGACACGGCCGTCCTGGTCACCCTGACCGCCCGCCAGCTCAACCGGGGCGCGAAGATCGTCGCCGCGGTCCGCGAGGAGGAGAACGCGCCGCTGCTGCGCCAGTCCGGCGCGGACGCGGTCATCACCAGCGCCAGCGCCGCCGGTCGGCTGCTCGGCCTGTCCGTGCTGAGTCCCAGTGCCGGCACGGTGATGGAGGACCTCATCCAGCAGGGCTCCGGCCTGGACC
The sequence above is a segment of the Streptomyces sp. NBC_01255 genome. Coding sequences within it:
- a CDS encoding alpha-ketoacid dehydrogenase subunit beta, with translation MTTATTGPTAAKAAKAAGAAGKPKPATMAQALQRAMRDAMAEDPTVHVMGEDVGTLGGVFRVTDGLAKEFGEDRCTDTPLAEAGILGAAVGMAMYGLRPVVEMQFDAFAYPAFEQLISHVAKMRNRTRGAMPMPIVIRVPYGGGIGGVEHHSDSSEAYYMATPGLHVVTPATVEDAYGLLRAAIASDDPVVFLEPKRLYWSKSDWSPEAPAPVEPIGKAVVRRRGTGATLITYGPSVPVCLEAAEAAQAEGWDLEVVDLRSLVPFDDETVCASVRRTGRAVVVHESTGFAGPGAEIAARVMERCFHHLEAPVLRVAGFDIPYPPPMLERHHLPGVDRVLDAVARLQWEAQS
- a CDS encoding dihydrolipoamide acetyltransferase family protein; translation: MAQVLEFKLPDLGEGLTEAEIVRWLVAVGDVVAIDQPVVEVETAKAMVEVPCPYGGVVTARYGEEGTELPVGAPLLTVAVGGTGAPEELAEAAPEAALTAGGSAAESAVSSEHSGNVLVGYGTAGPAARRRRVQHASPTAAQAPAAVSAPAPAAVVAAVPASAEPAGPVPVISPLVRKLARDRGLDLREVRGSGPEGLILRADVELALAALDRPVAAPTPAASPAVTPVAAVGERIPLRGLRGVVADKLSRSRTEIPDATCWVDADATELMAARRAMNSAGGPKISLLALLARICAHALARFPELNSTVDTAAREIVRLPAVHLGFAAQTPRGLVVPVVRDAGTRTAESLTAEFARLTESARQGTLTPADLTGGTFTLNNYGVFGVDGSTPIINHPEAAMLGVGRIIPKPWVHQGELAVRQVVQLSLTFDHRVCDGGTAGGFLRYVADCVEQPAVLLRTV
- a CDS encoding NTP transferase domain-containing protein translates to MTTAYDAVVLAGGAARRLGGSDKPGVRVGGRTLLDRVLAACPDAGRTVVVGDPRPTARPVRWTREEPPGGGPVPAVAAGVRETDADVLLVFSADLPFLGQDTVRRLLEELAGAPDAEAAVLTDEDGRDQPLVAAYRTGPLVRELTRLTHDHRGLAHMPLRYLTDGLRLTRVAAGPLASFDCDTWEDIATARARVREHGTVLDEWITAVKDELGIELDVDTGVLLDLARDAAHGVARPAAPLTTFLVGYAAASAGAAGGGPEAVAEAARKAAELAKRWAAEQDEAG
- a CDS encoding molybdopterin molybdotransferase MoeA, which translates into the protein MTLKESALVAPDTAPRPQAAEEPHRATAWPAARTAAAEAGAAARAGQIGQARKAGHAGQASQAGHGVREPLAVPLGVALGRVLAGPLLALTDLPSFDTSAMDGWAVAGPGPWTVREEGAVLAGHAPAAVLADGEAVRIATGARVPAGTTAVIRSEHSRTEQSGVKPGPLLHTLHALREVRPRQDIRPRGQECRAGDRLLPAGSAVTPAVLGLAAAAGYDTLPVLPRPRVEILVLGDELLTTGLPHEGLIRDALGPMLGPWLEALGAEVLATRRIGDDAEELYTAVTGSTADLLITTGGTAAGPVDHLHRVLDAAGATLLVDGVKVRPGHPMLLARLAGTDPRHLVGLPGNPLAAVSGLLTLAEPLLAALAGYSRAPHGAPGVAAVEDEVQGHPHDTRLVPVVRRADRAVPLHYNGPAMLRGIAAADGLAVVPPGGARSGQQLEILGLPWPTPAGDAPAEGVCFT
- a CDS encoding potassium channel family protein; translation: MARNADERIAGPQIRLPRRVVEKPLRQVGKRLLMALGVLLLTVLIVYVDRDGYHDNADETLDFLDCVYYATVTLSTTGYGDIVPYSDTARLANILLVTPLRVLFLIILVGTTLEVLTERTREEFRLNRWRSTLRDHTVIVGFGTKGRSAIQTLCATGLHKDQIVIVDPSNKVIETANADGFVGVVGDATRSDVLLRAEVQRARQIVIATQRDDTAVLVTLTARQLNRGAKIVAAVREEENAPLLRQSGADAVITSASAAGRLLGLSVLSPSAGTVMEDLIQQGSGLDLVERPVTKAEVGKSVRETEDLVVSVLRGHRLLGYDDKAASPLQPTDRVITIVRAAPVTPLTTPPQD